The proteins below come from a single Malus domestica chromosome 03, GDT2T_hap1 genomic window:
- the LOC114824034 gene encoding uncharacterized GPI-anchored protein At1g61900-like isoform X1, with the protein MDCLKAAIHHKGSLCCQLLLFFIWLSSFQDVEAVQTVFDPSHASSVAELGLANPPTTGFFNPIEISPAVIPNYPNPADEPSQPMYPNFPTRYEPVLTGKCPVNFSTISSVIEKTATDCFQPLAAILGNVMCCPQFSSLIRIFQGLYSFNSDKLVLQNSVANDCFKDIISILASRGANSSVPTLCSINSSNLTGGSCPVKDINAFEKTVNTSSLVEACTTVDPLKECCRPICQHAIADAALRISGKQLMMNENKNLVGGLNYTDTLSDCKGVVFSYLSRKLSSDAANTAFRILSACKVNKVCPLEFKQPSEVVKSCRNVAAPSPSCCSSLNTYISGIQKQMLITNRQAIICASVFGSMLRKGGVMENVYELCDIDLKDFSIQEYVQQGCLLRSLPADAIIDNTTGFSFSCDLSDNTAAPWPSSSSDSSLSFCAPEMSLPALPTSETFKNPGCRGGELEFIVPVFSFFVLGTLLY; encoded by the exons ATGGATTGTTTAAAGGCTGCTATTCATCATAAGG GTTCTTTGTGCTGCCAGCTATTATTATTCTTTATCTGGTTATCCAGTTTCCAAGATGTCGAGGCAGTGCAGACAGTATTTGACCCAAGTCATGCTTCTTCCGTGGCAGAGCTAGGCCTAGCTAATCCACCTACTACTGGGTTCTTTAATCCCATTGAAATATCACCAGCTGTTATTCCAAACTACCCAAATCCTGCAGATGAACCTTCACAACCGATGTACCCGAATTTTCCGACAAGATATGAGCCTGTTTTAACCGGGAAGTGTCCTGTGAATTTTTCTACCATATCAAGTGTAATAGAAAAGACAGCTACTGATTGCTTTCAACCTTTGGCGGCAATATTAGGAAATGTAATGTGTTGCCCGCAGTTTAGTAGTTTAATCCGCATCTTCCAGGGTCTCTATAGCTTCAACTCTGATAAGTTGGTTCTGCAAAATTCAGTCGCGAATGATTGTTTTAAAGATATCATCAGTATCTTAGCCAGTAGGGGTGCCAACAGTTCAGTACCTACACTCTGCTCCATAAATTCGTCAAATCTTACTGGTGGGTCCTGTCCAGTGAAGGACATTAATGCCTTTGAGAAAACAGTAAATACAAGCAGTTTAGTGGAGGCTTGCACAACTGTTGACCCTCTCAAAGAGTGCTGCAGACCAATTTGCCAGCATGCAATAGCGGATGCTGCACTAAGGATCTCAGGAAAACAATTGATGATGAATGAGAATAAAAATTTAGTGGGTGGGCTTAATTATACTGATACTCTAAGTGATTGTAAAGGTGTGGTATTTtcatatctttcaaggaaactctcgTCAGATGCTGCCAATACTGCATTTCGAATATTATCTGCCTGCAAAGTTAACAAAG TTTGCCCTTTGGAATTTAAGCAGCCTTCAGAAGTAGTTAAATCATGTCGCAATGTTGCTGCCCCGAGTCCTTCCTGCTGTAGCTCATTAAACACTTATATTTCGGGAATACAAAAGCAAATGTTAATTACAAATAGACAAGCTATAATCTGTGCTTCTGTGTTTGGGTCCATGTTGAGAAAAGGCGGGGTGATGGAAAATGTTTATGAGCTTTGTGATATTGACTTGAAAGACTTTAGCATTCAAG AATACGTGCAGCAAG GGTGTTTACTTCGAAGCTTACCTGCGGATGCGATAATTGACAATACAACAGGTTTCAGCTTTTCATGTGATTTGAGTGACAACACTGCAGCGCCATGGCCTTCATCTTCCTCAGATTCATCGTTGTCCTTTTGTGCACCTG AGATGTCATTGCCCGCACTACCAACATCGGAGACTTTTAAAAATCCTG GCTGTCGTGGTGGTGAGCTGGAATTTATAGTACccgttttttcattttttgttttgggtacTCTGTTGTACTGA
- the LOC114824034 gene encoding uncharacterized GPI-anchored protein At1g61900-like isoform X2, which produces MASMSTGSLCCQLLLFFIWLSSFQDVEAVQTVFDPSHASSVAELGLANPPTTGFFNPIEISPAVIPNYPNPADEPSQPMYPNFPTRYEPVLTGKCPVNFSTISSVIEKTATDCFQPLAAILGNVMCCPQFSSLIRIFQGLYSFNSDKLVLQNSVANDCFKDIISILASRGANSSVPTLCSINSSNLTGGSCPVKDINAFEKTVNTSSLVEACTTVDPLKECCRPICQHAIADAALRISGKQLMMNENKNLVGGLNYTDTLSDCKGVVFSYLSRKLSSDAANTAFRILSACKVNKVCPLEFKQPSEVVKSCRNVAAPSPSCCSSLNTYISGIQKQMLITNRQAIICASVFGSMLRKGGVMENVYELCDIDLKDFSIQEYVQQGCLLRSLPADAIIDNTTGFSFSCDLSDNTAAPWPSSSSDSSLSFCAPEMSLPALPTSETFKNPGCRGGELEFIVPVFSFFVLGTLLY; this is translated from the exons ATGGCTTCAATGTCTACAG GTTCTTTGTGCTGCCAGCTATTATTATTCTTTATCTGGTTATCCAGTTTCCAAGATGTCGAGGCAGTGCAGACAGTATTTGACCCAAGTCATGCTTCTTCCGTGGCAGAGCTAGGCCTAGCTAATCCACCTACTACTGGGTTCTTTAATCCCATTGAAATATCACCAGCTGTTATTCCAAACTACCCAAATCCTGCAGATGAACCTTCACAACCGATGTACCCGAATTTTCCGACAAGATATGAGCCTGTTTTAACCGGGAAGTGTCCTGTGAATTTTTCTACCATATCAAGTGTAATAGAAAAGACAGCTACTGATTGCTTTCAACCTTTGGCGGCAATATTAGGAAATGTAATGTGTTGCCCGCAGTTTAGTAGTTTAATCCGCATCTTCCAGGGTCTCTATAGCTTCAACTCTGATAAGTTGGTTCTGCAAAATTCAGTCGCGAATGATTGTTTTAAAGATATCATCAGTATCTTAGCCAGTAGGGGTGCCAACAGTTCAGTACCTACACTCTGCTCCATAAATTCGTCAAATCTTACTGGTGGGTCCTGTCCAGTGAAGGACATTAATGCCTTTGAGAAAACAGTAAATACAAGCAGTTTAGTGGAGGCTTGCACAACTGTTGACCCTCTCAAAGAGTGCTGCAGACCAATTTGCCAGCATGCAATAGCGGATGCTGCACTAAGGATCTCAGGAAAACAATTGATGATGAATGAGAATAAAAATTTAGTGGGTGGGCTTAATTATACTGATACTCTAAGTGATTGTAAAGGTGTGGTATTTtcatatctttcaaggaaactctcgTCAGATGCTGCCAATACTGCATTTCGAATATTATCTGCCTGCAAAGTTAACAAAG TTTGCCCTTTGGAATTTAAGCAGCCTTCAGAAGTAGTTAAATCATGTCGCAATGTTGCTGCCCCGAGTCCTTCCTGCTGTAGCTCATTAAACACTTATATTTCGGGAATACAAAAGCAAATGTTAATTACAAATAGACAAGCTATAATCTGTGCTTCTGTGTTTGGGTCCATGTTGAGAAAAGGCGGGGTGATGGAAAATGTTTATGAGCTTTGTGATATTGACTTGAAAGACTTTAGCATTCAAG AATACGTGCAGCAAG GGTGTTTACTTCGAAGCTTACCTGCGGATGCGATAATTGACAATACAACAGGTTTCAGCTTTTCATGTGATTTGAGTGACAACACTGCAGCGCCATGGCCTTCATCTTCCTCAGATTCATCGTTGTCCTTTTGTGCACCTG AGATGTCATTGCCCGCACTACCAACATCGGAGACTTTTAAAAATCCTG GCTGTCGTGGTGGTGAGCTGGAATTTATAGTACccgttttttcattttttgttttgggtacTCTGTTGTACTGA
- the LOC114824033 gene encoding putative B3 domain-containing protein At5g66980, producing MARKGPRKKQSFFKVLLGDFSKHLRIPHAFLKNLSGLSLGKCALKGPSGKRWIVELEERENGLFFYAAGWQDFVKDHLLQVGDFLVFYYYGESKFKVKIYDKSACEKDVEEANGKSSNPVSLENYKGNQARVKEEIVESEAENYDTDCENKATIANTRSGNAMSGKRPTTGYVKETSSTCFTFKSENPCFMETLKKHQEYCLVIPKKLAISEGLMSMGTIMLRNESGRSWCAKVILRPKSSFHRMELTTGWAEFCKANQISVGDTVIFEFVKQSVIQIHVFRAVRGKRCAVVLDTLNVKNEG from the exons ATGGCACGGAAGGGTCCTCGGAAGAAACAATCGTTTTTCAAGGTCCTACTTGGTGACTTCTCTAAGCATCTG CGTATACCGCATGCGTTTCTCAAAAACTTAAGTGGACTATCACTCGGCAAATGCGCTCTTAAGGGCCCTAGTGGAAAACGGTGGATTGTGGAactggaagagagagagaatggctTGTTCTTCTATGCGGCGGGTTGGCAGGATTTTGTGAAGGATCATCTTTTACAAGTGGGggattttctggttttttaTTACTATGGTGAATCCAAATTTAAAGTCAAAATATACGATAAAAGTGCCTGTGAGAAGGATGTAGAGGAAGCCAACGGGAAGAGTAGCAATCCAGTTTCCTTGGAAAATTATAAAGGAAATCAAGCTAGAGTAAAAGAGGAAATTGTCGAATCTGAAGCTGAAAACTACGATACAGACTGTGAAAACAAAGCAACTATTGCTAACACAAGAAGTG GGAATGCCATGTCTGGAAAGAGACCTACAACTGGTTATGTAAAAGAAACATCAAGCACATGCTTCACATTCAAATCGGAGAATCCATGTTTCATGGAAACTCTGAAGAAGCATCAAGAATATTGTCTG GTGATTCCAAAGAAACTAGCCATATCTGAAGGTCTTATGAGCATGGGCACTATAATGCTTCGAAATGAATCCGGAAGATCATGGTGTGCTAAAGTTATACTTCGTCCCAAGTCATCTTTCCATCGCATGGAATTGACAACAGGTTGGGCAGAATTTTGTAAGGCGAACCAGATTTCAGTTGGGGACACTGTCATTTTTGAGTTTGTCAAGCAAAGCGTAATTCAAATTCATGTTTTCAGAGCAGTGAGAGGCAAGAGGTGTGCTGTGGTACTAGATACCCTCAATGTAAAGAACGAAGGCTAG
- the LOC139187459 gene encoding serpin-ZX-like, translating into MFGSQSSSSLFRTSSSLSRTSSFLFRTESSTPVFGKPLSTPAFFTPWTRAFRFGSILSFQTQQQQQRTLSLRPAGAYALRRPFSTHQEPTLFRCSSQMAPVAPLPFVLPGGDIQSTKETISNVNDVSLEITKQLLTTEGKGKNMVFSPLSIQVVLWLLTAGSKGPTREQLLAFLRSKSTDQLNSLASHLVPLIFTDGSTKGGPCLSFANGLWVKDTIPIIPSFKEVVDTAYKAAIKHVSFVNPEEVRREVNLWAEKATKGLITEALSPGSIDHTTTLILSNALYFKGLWSRKFDASRTITDNFHLLNGTSVMAPFMRSSGEHFVRAFDGFKVLKLPYSQGEDKERQFSMYLLLPDEKYGLPALVERVCSEPGFLDRHHPRRRAPVGEFKIPRFKITSGFTASEILMDLGLVLPFNGDGDLTEMLESGVVGKAKMIHKSFIEVDEDGTKAAAASVYYTLMCSAGPVERIEEIDFVADHPFLLLIREETTGTVMFIGHVLNPLEE; encoded by the exons ATGTTCGGATCTCAATCTTCGTCGTCCCTCTTCAGAACGTCCTCGTCCCTCTCCAGAACATCTTCGTTCCTCTTCAGAACGGAGTCGTCGACCCCCGTCTTTGGGAAGCCATTGTCGACCCCAGCCTTCTTCACTCCCTGGACCCGGGCTTTTCGATTCGGCTCCATATTATCGTTTCAAACTCAGCAGCAACAGCAGCGGACATTGTCGCTTCGGCCTGCTGGCGCCTATGCACTTCGGCGTCCATTTTCTACGCATCAAGAGCCAACGCTCTTCCGTTGCTCCTCTCAGATGGCTCCCGTTGCTCCTCTCCCTTTCGTTCTCCCCGGTGGCGATATTCAA TCGACCAAAGAAACCATCAGCAACGTAAACGATGTCTCACTCGAAATTACTAAGCAGCTGCTCACGACTGAAGGCAAAGGGAAGAACATGGTGTTCTCCCCGCTGTCCATCCAGGTTGTGCTGTGGCTGTTAACGGCCGGGTCAAAGGGTCCCACAAGGGAGCAGTTGCTCGCTTTCCTCAGGTCCAAGTCCACGGACCAACTCAACTCCCTTGCCTCCCATCTTGTCCCTCTCATCTTCACAGACGGGTCTACCAAAGGCGGTCCCTGCCTAAGTTTTGCTAATGGCCTTTGGGTTAAGGATACTATCCCCATCATACCTTCCTTCAAAGAGGTTGTGGACACTGCTTACAAGGCAGCTATAAAACATGTTAGTTTTGTGAACCCTGAGGAAGTGAGACGTGAAGTGAATTTATGGGCCGAGAAGGCGACGAAAGGCCTTATCACTGAGGCTCTTTCTCCTGGGTCAATTGACCACACCACCACTCTTATATTGTCAAATGCTTTATACTTCAAAGGCCTTTGGAGCAGAAAGTTCGATGCATCGAGAACAATAACGGACAACTTCCACCTTCTCAACGGTACTTCCGTTATGGCGCCTTTCATGAGAAGCTCCGGAGAACATTTTGTTAGAGCCTTTGACGGCTTCAAAGTCTTGAAGCTTCCTTATTCACAGGGTGAAGACAAGGAGCGGCAGTTTTCCATGTACTTGTTGCTGCCAGATGAAAAATATGGTCTCCCAGCTTTGGTCGAGCGAGTTTGTTCCGAGCCTGGTTTCTTAGATCGCCATCACCCCAGAAGAAGAGCCCCAGTTGGCGAATTCAAAATCCCAAGGTTTAAGATTACCTCCGGCTTTACAGCTTCTGAAATTCTCATGGATTTAGGACTGGTGTTGCCTTTCAATGGTGACGGTGATTTGACAGAGATGTTGGAATCAGGTGTAGTAGGTAAGGCCAAAATGATTCATAAATCCTTCATTGAAGTCGATGAAGATGGCACAAAAGCTGCAGCTGCTTCTGTTTATTACACACTTATGTGTTCTGCTGGACCGGTTGAACGGATTGAAGAGATAGACTTCGTGGCTGATCACCCATTCCTGCTGTTGATCAGAGAGGAAACGACTGGGACTGTTATGTTCATTGGTCACGTCCTGAATCCGCTTGAAGAATGA